The DNA segment TCACAAGAACCAAGAAGATTGCTAAAATTACATTAATTTGTTTTTTCATTTGTTACATCCTTCTAAAAAATTTTAAAGTATTCATTTTCTCTATCCACCCTTCTTCCTTTTACAATAAAGGAGTATTGGGCAGGTATTTCATTGTATGCACATCATGACTTGAGTCAACGACAACTACAAAAATTCAATTAACAGTAACTATCGCCAGCAAAAAAATATAAGTATTACAGATTATGCTTAAATAATTGTAGCAATTTTTTTGTAAACACTAAAAAAAATGATACTCTTTTATTAATAAAAAAAATCAGGCAATGTAACGTATGAATGAAAAACTGTTGGCTTCGCCCTGTGGTATTTTTTGTGCTGCATGTCCCCGGTTTTACAAGTTTGGGATTTGCAAAGGCTGCAGGGCTGATACATTCCATGATTCATGCGAAATCTATGATTGCTGTGTCCGCATAGGCGGGATGCAATTTTGCTTTGAATGCGACCTTTTCCCTTGCCAACGGCTGGATAATTTCAGCAAATATCATCCTGGCAAAAATTTTGCCCATTATCGCCATATAGTAATTGATAATCTTGTAAAAATTAAAGAAATTGGTGTTGATAAGTGGTATACCATGATGAACCAGTTGTTCATGGAAGGCCACTATGGCATTCAGCAAAGAAAATCAGACGGTTCATTTGACACATCGCCCTGCCCATGTTGTAAATCAACTAAAGAATAGAAAATGCTTGACATAACACCGTTTAGTTCTTATTATATCGATATCGTA comes from the Spirochaetota bacterium genome and includes:
- a CDS encoding DUF3795 domain-containing protein — encoded protein: MNEKLLASPCGIFCAACPRFYKFGICKGCRADTFHDSCEIYDCCVRIGGMQFCFECDLFPCQRLDNFSKYHPGKNFAHYRHIVIDNLVKIKEIGVDKWYTMMNQLFMEGHYGIQQRKSDGSFDTSPCPCCKSTKE